In Prochlorococcus marinus XMU1406, the genomic stretch AGAGACGATATCGCTAATTGCAATTCTTCCATTATCGTTTAAAACTCTTTTTATATTATTTAGAAGGTTATTTCTAGATTCTGGACTTACCAAGTTTAAAACGCAATTACTTAAAATAATATCAACTGATTTATCTGCGATTAATGGATTTAAATCTTTATCTAATTCATCAAGTTTTTCAATTGAACCTTCTAGAAATTCTGTATTGTTGAAACCTATATTTTTTGTAACTTCTTTAGAGGCTGATCTAGATAAAGAAAGCATGTCAGGATTCTGATCAACTCCAATAACTTTCCCTTCTTTCCCAACAATTTGGGCACAAATAAAAGCATTTTTGCCACTACCACTTCCAAGATCTAGGACTATATCATTTTTTTGAACATATTTTGTTGGATCGCCACACCCATAATCTCTTTCTATAACCTCTTGAGGAATTCCTTCAAGTAAAACGGGATTAAATCCAACTGGTGTACAAAGACAACTCTCTTTTTCTTGAGCGGCTGAGCCATATCTTTCTTGAATCGCATCTTTATGATCGAATTGACTAGGTGCTTTATTCGATGTGTTTGTATTACAGCAACTTTCAGACATATTTTTAAAAGAACTCTTGATAAATATAGCCAAAAAAAAGCCCCTTAAAAAGGG encodes the following:
- a CDS encoding methyltransferase domain-containing protein, with amino-acid sequence MSESCCNTNTSNKAPSQFDHKDAIQERYGSAAQEKESCLCTPVGFNPVLLEGIPQEVIERDYGCGDPTKYVQKNDIVLDLGSGSGKNAFICAQIVGKEGKVIGVDQNPDMLSLSRSASKEVTKNIGFNNTEFLEGSIEKLDELDKDLNPLIADKSVDIILSNCVLNLVSPESRNNLLNNIKRVLNDNGRIAISDIVSNKKVPLRLQNDHDLWTGCISGAWYEPEFISDFKELGFKNLEFAERSAEPWKVIEDIEFRTVTLVGNI